In one Lycium barbarum isolate Lr01 chromosome 7, ASM1917538v2, whole genome shotgun sequence genomic region, the following are encoded:
- the LOC132602077 gene encoding uncharacterized protein LOC132602077, producing the protein MALEAYTSQITDKIHTDVLTKARISCYKARDAFYSCLEKEANKKPTEIATVGLLYPVDCKKTRQEYVKQCRPTWVKHFDRQYCSKKKVQRLLDDNDQSRRGPLSLPQPYTFKPPCSC; encoded by the exons ATGGCATTGGAAGCTTATACATCACAAATTACTGACAAAATCCACACTGATGTTCTCACTAAAGCTAGAATTTCTTGCTACAAG GCGAGAGATGCATTTTACTCATGCCTGGAGAAAGAAGCAAACAAGAAGCCTACTGAAATCGCGACTGTCGGGCTGTTATACCCAGTTGACTGCAAGAAAACTAGGCAGGAATATGTGAAGCAATGCAGACCAACTTGG GTGAAGCATTTTGATAGGCAGTACTGTTCTAAGAAGAAAGTTCAGAGACTTTTGGATGATAATGATCAATCAAGGAGAGGTCCGTTGTCACTTCCACAGCCTTATACTTTCAAACCCCCTTGTTCTTGTTGA